The Pirellulales bacterium genomic sequence ACTTTCCGCCTGTGGCCATGCTCGTTGCCCCACTTGTGTTCCGCTTGTATTTTCTGCTGAGAAGGGAGGCACTGCAACTACTTTCTTTCATACTTTCTTCCAAAAATAACGGCGCGACCTGGGCCCGATTTCCTTCGCGCTTTACTACTCGGGCGTGAATTGTCTCCGCTCGTACGGCAATCGGAAAGGGGATGGCATTACAAATCGACGTGTGCGATGCTTGGGGCCATAACGTCCTTTCGTTTTCTGGCTTCACTTCCCTTGGCAATCCATGGCCTGGCTCCAGCTTGAAGGTCACGACGATGTAGTAGCCCATTTCCGTGCTGCACTGGCGCAAGAACGGCTGGCCAGCACGTTTTTATTCGTCGGCCCGGAGGGAATCGGCAAGCGCTCGTTTGCCATGCGGCTGGCTCAAGCACTTTTGTGCGAAACCCGCGATGAACGTTTGCTCGATCCCTGTGGCCATTGCCCGGCCTGCGTGCAGGTTCTGGCCGGCACAAACCCAGATTTTCTATTCGTCTCTCGGCCGCCGGGGAAAAGTTTTATTCCGCTGGGATTGCTCAAAGGGGACGAGCCCGACTGGCCGGTCCACAATTCCCTGCTGTTCAATTTGGCCCTGCGGCCGTTCCGCGGAAGGCGGAAAGTGGCGGTCATTGACGACGCCGACTACTTGAACCAGGAAGGGGCCAATTGTCTACTGAAAACGCTCGAAGAACCGCCACCACACAGCGTCCTGATTTTGATCAGCACCAGCGCTGACCGGCAATTGCCGACCATCCGCTCCCGCGCACAACTCATTCGTTTTCAGCCGCTGCCGGAATCGCTGGTCGCCAGGTTGCTTGTGGAGCGGGGCGTAGCGACCGATGCCGACCAGGCTCGCCACCTGGCCGCGTTTAGTGGCGGCAGCCTGTCGCGCGCCGCGGAATTATCTGACCCGCAACTGTGGACCTTCCGCGCTGCGTTGCTCCAGAACCTGGCGGAATCACCGTTTCCGAGCACGGCCCTGGGGCAATCGCTGTTGAAGTTTGTGGACGAAGCCGGCAAAGAAGCGCCGCTCCGCAGAGTCCGGTTGCGTTGGGCCATTGGCTTTGCGGCCGAGTTCTTCCGGCAGCTCGTGCACGCTTTCGCTGGATTGCCGCCAGAGGGCGATGCCGAGCTCACCAAAAACGTGCAACGTGCTGTGCAATCGGCAACATGGAATCTCGAATCGGGCGCCGATGCTGCTCAGCGGTCTTTGGAAGCGTTGAATCATG encodes the following:
- a CDS encoding DNA polymerase III subunit, which encodes MAWLQLEGHDDVVAHFRAALAQERLASTFLFVGPEGIGKRSFAMRLAQALLCETRDERLLDPCGHCPACVQVLAGTNPDFLFVSRPPGKSFIPLGLLKGDEPDWPVHNSLLFNLALRPFRGRRKVAVIDDADYLNQEGANCLLKTLEEPPPHSVLILISTSADRQLPTIRSRAQLIRFQPLPESLVARLLVERGVATDADQARHLAAFSGGSLSRAAELSDPQLWTFRAALLQNLAESPFPSTALGQSLLKFVDEAGKEAPLRRVRLRWAIGFAAEFFRQLVHAFAGLPPEGDAELTKNVQRAVQSATWNLESGADAAQRSLEALNHVDRNANQHTLVEAWLDDLLVLSRHGAPRPELAAKSRR